A stretch of DNA from Catenulispora acidiphila DSM 44928:
CGGCTCACCGGACGTGTGGTGACGGCGGTGAAGGGCCTGACGCACTCTCCCGGCGTTCAGAAGTTGGCGTTGGAGGCCGGCGAGAAGGTCCTGGACCACTTCAGCTGACCATGTCCGTGGCCTGTGTAACGATGAGACCGTGACGGTCGACCTGAATGACCCGGAATACACGCTCGTTCTCGCACTCGAAGGTTTCCGGCAAGCCGCTGCCCGCTACCAGGTGGCGGTAGATGCCTCGGAGGACGCGGCTGTTGTGTTCACGCCTCTTGCCGAGGCACTGATGTGGGCGATTAGCATCGACGAAACCTTCTTCAAGGTTGATGACCAGCCCTATCGGGACGCGCGTGATGGTGACGCAGACGGCCGATACCTGCAAGCGCTGAGGTATGCGCGGAATCGCTGTACCCATCAGCTCGCGCTCGTTGCCGAGCGCAAGGGGTTGGCCCCTCCGTTTCGACCGCCGATAACGCTGGGCTTGCTCTTCCGATGGCGGCCGGTCAGCGAGCTGCCCCCACCCGACCCCAGGTTCAGAGACCCCCGCGGGGAGACCGCGTACGACGAGTTGCTGGCGAAGAACCCCGCAGACCAGGCCATCGTCCACGCGGACGCCTGGTTCGTGCGGTGGAGCGCACAGAGGATCTAGAACAGATGACTAGCGTTGCCCCCGCAGTCAGGACGCCGACGCGCTGAATCTGCTGGACAGCTGGAGCGTGAGCCATCAAGCCCGCCACGAGGTAACGTGGCTGCGGCCTTCTGCTGGCATGCTGAAGCTATGGACATGAGGCCCCTCGGGGACCATGAGCAGCTACTCGGATCGACTCCTCGCCCTTGGGGCTTCGGAACCGTCGTGCACGGCTCAGGTGTGCTCGACGATCTGGTGGCGGGGTTGGCACGACACGGCAGTACCGACTGGACTGGCGAGTACTGGCGGCGGTTGGAGCCTGCGGCGGCCGCGATTGGCTGCGTGCCGTGGCTGACAGACTTTGCCGTGGCTGAGGCTCTCGCATCGTTCGATCAATGCTGCATTGTTGTGGACAAGCAGCAGCCAGAGTACGGCGCGGTGCGGCGACTCGCGACGCGGGGCAAACCGTTGCTGAGCACCTACCTCGATGGCTTCGAGGAGGTGGCTCTGCCCGACGAGAGAGGCAAGCCACCCGTCATTCATCCCCATAGCAGCCGACTCGAACCCGTCGAACTGGGTCCGATACGCGTAGCCGGGTGGCGGCGGGCAAGCAATGGGACAGCGAGGCCGATGCTCCACGCCAAAATGTTGGTCCTGGGCGTGACAACGTATTACGAGGACGACGAGATGTTCGCTGGCGACGTGCTGCGGTTCCATCCGAAGTTAACTTGGATGGGGTCAGCAAACTGGACTCAGGCAGCGCGCCACCACATCGAGTTCGGTGTCTGGTCGAGTGATGCCGATCTCGTCCGGCACAACTACGCGTACTTACTGTCGCTCCTGACGTTCAGCGAACCGCGAGGGGCCGCGACCATCGGACCCGAACCCGACCTCGTGTCGGTCGTATGGGACGACGACGCTTTCCGTGAGTACTTCGCCAAGCACCGCGATCAGTACGAAGATGAATAGCGGCAGGAAACGGTCGTCCGCGAAGACCAGTCCTTCCCCGACCCCGAGCCGCAGGAGTACTTCGAGAACGCAAAGCGAAGGATGTTCGACCTCTGTTACTGGCTGTTCAGCGGCCGAACCCCATACCTGCCTGGGCACGTCTGGGCAGACCTGTAGCCCAAGCAAGCAGTCCTACCGACTTGTCGCAAACGACAGTTCAGCGACAACTCGATGGGATAGGCGACATGTTCAACGGGAACCTACAAAGGCCATTGAACTGGTGGAGTCCACATATCTGAACCGCGTCGTATTCTCTGTCCCCGGTCAGGCGACGAGTTCAGTCGTGTCGTGGGGCCTTGTCTGAGGTCGGCTGCTGTCACGTGGGTCACGTTGCGGCTGGCCTCAGCTGGCGTCAAGGAACTCGCCGACACAGAAGGGCATGAGCAAATTCTGGTTACGGCTTTGCGGGCACGCCCGGCGGGTTCCGCGCGGCGTCGGGCGGGGCGAATCCGTCGGGCCACACTGACAGGCGCTCGCCGAGGAACATGGCGCGGGTGAACGACGGCGGCGGGTCGGGGAAGACCGATCGGTAGAACCAAACGGCCTCGCCGAAGGTCACGTGGTCGAACGACGTGGTCGCCGCGAAGTGAGCATCGGTGAAGTGTGTGATCTTCGTAAAGGTCGCGCCGTTGAAGCTGGCCGAACCCGCGAACCGGGATTCGCGGAACGCCGCGCCCATGGCAAATCGAGTGTTTTTGAACGATGCGTCGCCTCCGAACTCGACGTTGGCGAACCCTGTGACGCCGTTGATCTGCACGTCGTCGAACCGTACGGCACGGTCGAACTTCACGCCGTCGAAGTTGGCCCAGCCGAACAGAGCGCCCTGGAAGTCGACCTCGTTGCCTTGGTGGAAGTGCGCGCCCCTAAATATGGCGCCTCCGTAAAACGCTGTGTGGTCGAACTCGCAGATCCCGTCAAACTCGGTGTCGACGAAGTAGGCGCCTGCGGTTTTGGCGTGCCGCAGTGAGACATTGGTAAGGCGGGCGCCGCTGAGGTCAACTACGGCGTTGGCCCAGAAGCTCTTGTGGTCGGGTCGCAACCGTGCGAACACTGTGGCCTGGGCTGCTGCACGAACCTTTACTTCACCCGGGTCCGCGGTGTTTGGATCGTACGGAATGCACAAGTAGGCACACAGCACTTCCATGCAGGTCTGCCTGTCGCGTTCTGAGTCGTCCGCTATTCGGGCGAGAGCGTAGACACCGCCGAGTCGCACTGCGGCGGCCGTGTTCCCGAGCTGGGCTATGGCTTGCGTGTATCGCTCGGTGAACAGCTTGTCCTGGTCACGTATGTGGTTGGCCTCGTCGGTTCTCTGCTTCCGATACGCGACGTAAAGGCCGGCGACCGCGCCGGACCCACCGACCACCAGCAGCGCGGTTTTCGCGACGTCCAGCCGGTTGGCCTTAGCGCCCGGAATCAGCCACAACAGCAGCAGGTAGACCCCAGCTGTGCCGATGACGCCGGCTACCAGTAGCGCCGCGTAGATAGCAGGGAACGGCCGTGGGCGGTACGGCCGCGGCTCTCGGTCTCGACGAAGCGTCAGAACACGACGGTATCTCTTCTGCACGCCCGCACTCATGGCCGAAGGCTAGCCGTCGCGTCATGGCGCGGGTGGCGTATTGCCCCGAACCGGCACCAGCGCTCGTCATACCGCGAGAACCTATGGTCCATGTCCATGCCGACCTGGCTCGCTACAGTCCTGATCGCCGCAGGCACTTCGGTGGTGGCGCGGATGGTTCCCGACCTGACCGTCGTGTCGCGCCTCGATGCGCGCAAGGCCCGTGTGAAGGCGGTGCACGATGCCCGCGACCGCTTTTCGAACTGCGCGATTACGATGCTCACGCTCTGCGGGGCGCTCGTGGCTTGGGACATCCCTGATGACGTATCCGATGTTGTGCGTGCACGGCTGGAAGGCGAGAGCGAGCGATGGCGGGGGCTGATCGATGAGACCACGGTGTGGTTGATCGACAACTCGGCGTTCTACGCGCTGAGCTGGCCGCGTAATCTACGGGTCATCGCCGGCCGGTACGCCACCGAGACGCGCGGCGTGTGGCTGTCTGAGCGGACCGAGGCTGACAAGGTCCGGCTGCTTGGGGACCTGACAGCACACATTCAGTCGATCTACTTCATCCGTTTGTGGCGGGTGATGGCCAGGGCTGAAGCGCTGCGGAACGTACAGAACGCATTCGATGCGCTGAACTCTCCGCCGGTGCCCATGCCGCTTCCGGTTGTCGAAGAGTCGCCGTGACACGCGCGGAGCCCAGCGGCATGACACTGCCGACTGGTGACGGGCTGTCAGACTACTCCGATGCCGTTAAGCAGGAACCTGTCGGTCGAGCATCACTGTGTGGTGGAATCGTCCCTAAGCGGGTCGACTCCGGGGGCGGCTGCTTCAGCGGCCTCCGGAACTCCGAGATCCGCCAGCACACCTCGCCAACGCTGTCGCCAGGCGTCTCGCGCGTGTTCGTCCGCCATCATCGCGTCTACCGGCACTTCCTGGCCAAACGGCCAGAGGGCATCGGGTTCAGCGGCGAGGCAGAGACGGGCAAGAAATGCCCGGCGCACCAAGTCACGCATACGGTCGACGGCGAATGCGAGGCTGACGCGGGGAGGCATATCGCTGGGCGCCGTCGAAAGACCTGTGGTGATGTCGCGTAGGTCTTTCTCGCTGATGCTCCCTCCGTGCACCAGTTTCGAGCGCAACTTGTAGAGCCTGCCTACATCTTCAAAGATTGCGCGCCCGGAGTCCACCTCAGTCACCAGAAGGGCAGCCGCGCGTCCGCGGAGACGCAGCGAGATCGCGTCAGTCTCATTGCCGTCGCTGATCAGAACCGCTTCGAGTGCGGTGGCCAGGTCAACGATCGCCTCATAGTCATCGTGTGCCTCGTGTGCGCGATTGAACCGGTACAACGCGACGTCGAATGTGGTCGTCACTTTGCCCGCACGTTTGACCTTCGCCGCGTCCAGGTATCCTCCGAGAGCTGCGAAGGCTGGGGCGTGGCCTGTGTTCAACTTGACGACTCGCTGCATCAAGGTGGACATAGCGCCTTTGCCGAAAACGTGATGCGCGGGGTAGCGCTTCGATACGGAGCTTGCAGGTCCGGTGATCTCCCAGCAAGACTGATGAGTGCCGGCCAACAGTAGTCGGGCGAGTAGGAGGAACCGATCAACGTCGCCCTCGATTCGGCGACTCGCCGCATACGCCTCGACGGGGGAGCTCGACGTGGTTGCGATGACCAGGCTCTGTGGAGGGTCGAACGTGTGGGGAGGACGCTCGTCGAGCGCCCGGGGAATCATCTCCTGAGTCCGTTCGAGAAGACTGCCTGGTCCAGTCTCCGGGGAGACAGTGATTTCACCGATTTTGACCGGCTCATCGGTCTCGGTGGTGACGTGCGAGACGACGCGGCAGCAGTGCAGCTGCTCGGTTCCCGCCTCCAGAAGTGCGAGCCAATCCTCGATTGTCTGGCCCACGAGCTCGTTGTCGGCCTCGAAGTCAGCCAAGGCGACGGCGCAACGCGCGATCGCTGCTTCGAGAAGCCCGAAGATGTATGAGTTTGCGAATTCTAGATTCGGCTGCCTCGGCGGAGTCGTCGACAGCATGAACCGCTCGGGGAGGAGGCGCTGGACCGCGGCTTCGAGTTCTGTGAACTCCGGCAGGCCCATCACATTGCTTCCTTCGTAGTCGTTGCCGACGCGCAGGAAGGGCCGGTAGACCGAGGCTGGCACAACTCTCAGCTCAGCAAGCGCCGGGAGCGCAGCACCGACAAAGGCACGTGCAACGGTCCTGAGGTGGTCGGTCGTGGTGGCAAGGTCGCGGTTGCCCCTGTAACCGGCCTGGTACTCCCAGATCTCGTGGTCTAAGGCGCTCAGGTCGGCGCCAGTGCGCTCGGCAGCAGCCTTAACCAATTCCGCTGCCGTGTCCGAGGACAGAGCATCCTCTGTGACACCGAGCCCTGCGGCGACAAATCGGACGATCATCCGGTCTGGTTTCACGTCAGGCAACCCCAGCAGCATCCGCAGGTAGCGCCAGGAGATTCCCGCCTCCTGGCCGGGGACCGTCAACCATGCATCTCGTGCATCTCGGCCGAGATCCGTTTCGTCGGCTTCGACAAACTGCTCGGCGGAGTCGATTCCGAGATCGACCAAGACCTTGGCCGCCAGAAGCACAGCTTGGCCCCTGCTGGGCGCATCCGGCTGTGTCGACACCCTATTACGTGTGCCGATCTTGTCGATGAACTCGGTGACGCCACCAAGGCGCTCGTAGAGGCCGAGAAGATCGGTCAAGGAGTCCTTCGACGGGTCAGCCCCCTCCCGCATACGGACAGTCCGGTACCGACCGATGACGCCTCGCGCAATTGGGTACCGTGTCTCGATCGACCAGATCGAGCTGATAACCGCGAGCGCAAGGCTGCCCGGGTGTTCCGTCACCAGTGTCCACTCGTCCTGGGGCCGCAGGTGCTCGGCGCACGCACCAACGATGCGCTCTACATCGCTGAGACTGCCGTCTTGTGCTCGCAGAGCCTCGTCGCTCAAGGCTGCCTCCTTTGGATAGCAGAACCTTCCCACAACGACCCGCAAGATCGCCTGAGGATGAGGACAGGCTGGGCCTGGAGAACGCCGACTGTAGTCGGCTGTCGAGTTGAGGACTGCGGCGGTAGCAGCCTCATACCCGAGAACCACCCGCGTGGTGGAAGCGCGGACGCTCTCTGCGAATGACGCTGTGCCGCATCGTCAGGCGGCGGCCAGATGCGTAACCGGGTTGCATCTAACGCAACGGGCAATGGCCTAGCTGTCGGGGATCTCGCCACTGCGGTTAGGAAACACCAGGCCAGTGGCGGGAATAATGTCTAATTAACTATTCGACGCATCTTGGAGATCTGGCCCTCCCAGTAGCCTGCGATCGGCTGAATCCGAACGGTGAGACCTGTG
This window harbors:
- a CDS encoding pentapeptide repeat-containing protein, producing the protein MSAGVQKRYRRVLTLRRDREPRPYRPRPFPAIYAALLVAGVIGTAGVYLLLLWLIPGAKANRLDVAKTALLVVGGSGAVAGLYVAYRKQRTDEANHIRDQDKLFTERYTQAIAQLGNTAAAVRLGGVYALARIADDSERDRQTCMEVLCAYLCIPYDPNTADPGEVKVRAAAQATVFARLRPDHKSFWANAVVDLSGARLTNVSLRHAKTAGAYFVDTEFDGICEFDHTAFYGGAIFRGAHFHQGNEVDFQGALFGWANFDGVKFDRAVRFDDVQINGVTGFANVEFGGDASFKNTRFAMGAAFRESRFAGSASFNGATFTKITHFTDAHFAATTSFDHVTFGEAVWFYRSVFPDPPPSFTRAMFLGERLSVWPDGFAPPDAARNPPGVPAKP
- a CDS encoding HEPN domain-containing protein, which translates into the protein MSDEALRAQDGSLSDVERIVGACAEHLRPQDEWTLVTEHPGSLALAVISSIWSIETRYPIARGVIGRYRTVRMREGADPSKDSLTDLLGLYERLGGVTEFIDKIGTRNRVSTQPDAPSRGQAVLLAAKVLVDLGIDSAEQFVEADETDLGRDARDAWLTVPGQEAGISWRYLRMLLGLPDVKPDRMIVRFVAAGLGVTEDALSSDTAAELVKAAAERTGADLSALDHEIWEYQAGYRGNRDLATTTDHLRTVARAFVGAALPALAELRVVPASVYRPFLRVGNDYEGSNVMGLPEFTELEAAVQRLLPERFMLSTTPPRQPNLEFANSYIFGLLEAAIARCAVALADFEADNELVGQTIEDWLALLEAGTEQLHCCRVVSHVTTETDEPVKIGEITVSPETGPGSLLERTQEMIPRALDERPPHTFDPPQSLVIATTSSSPVEAYAASRRIEGDVDRFLLLARLLLAGTHQSCWEITGPASSVSKRYPAHHVFGKGAMSTLMQRVVKLNTGHAPAFAALGGYLDAAKVKRAGKVTTTFDVALYRFNRAHEAHDDYEAIVDLATALEAVLISDGNETDAISLRLRGRAAALLVTEVDSGRAIFEDVGRLYKLRSKLVHGGSISEKDLRDITTGLSTAPSDMPPRVSLAFAVDRMRDLVRRAFLARLCLAAEPDALWPFGQEVPVDAMMADEHARDAWRQRWRGVLADLGVPEAAEAAAPGVDPLRDDSTTQ